In one Pseudoclavibacter sp. Marseille-Q3772 genomic region, the following are encoded:
- a CDS encoding WhiB family transcriptional regulator — protein sequence MDWRDSAACLNADPELFFPVGNTGPAVEQIDAAKSVCAHCPVTEQCLQYALDTNQDSGVWGGLSEDERRALKRRAARARRAG from the coding sequence ATGGACTGGCGTGATAGCGCAGCCTGCCTCAATGCCGACCCAGAGCTGTTCTTCCCCGTTGGCAACACTGGCCCTGCGGTAGAACAGATTGATGCAGCAAAGTCGGTGTGTGCCCACTGCCCCGTGACTGAGCAGTGCTTGCAATACGCGCTAGACACAAACCAGGATTCTGGTGTCTGGGGCGGTCTCTCTGAGGATGAACGCCGCGCTCTGAAACGTCGCGCAGCACGCGCCCGCCGCGCTGGCTAA
- a CDS encoding sensor histidine kinase, with product MSRLSQLIGQHSELDSTDQVWLRMLLIDSQLIADMALADLVLWVRDAEGKFTAISQVRPASAPTLFYRDLIGQRVREQWEDEIRACYETGQTRVSSTPDWFDEIPAQLTTTPVFAKRRQGGGYVRSTHPIAVISRHTNLARTRQLTRQEATFRECADDLFEMISNAEFPNPEAPEFSRRGAPRASDGLIRLNLEGVVTFASPNALSAMNKLGFGGELEGEVFGEVAATLVDDKRNVTVDEALPLVVTGRSPGMSDVNVKGVNVTLRTLPLYRRGARIGAVVLCRDTTDVRHQQQELITKDATIREIHHRVKNNLQTVAALLRIQARRARSDEARESLLHAMRRVSAIAVVHDTLSGGFSQSVDFDEVFTRVMRLATEVATGEGAGRVRPVLRGSFGAVPSEYATPLALALTELITNAVEHGFADGVSVERPGQVTVEVTPGADYLGIEVRDNGRGFSGEPDASGLGTQIVRTLVEGELGGNIGWHSMPGIGTTVEITIPKRWGVNRANS from the coding sequence GTGTCTCGACTTTCGCAACTCATTGGGCAGCACAGTGAGCTTGATTCCACTGACCAAGTTTGGCTCCGGATGCTGCTCATCGACTCGCAGCTGATCGCCGATATGGCGCTCGCGGACTTGGTGTTGTGGGTGCGTGACGCGGAAGGGAAATTCACGGCGATCAGTCAGGTGCGCCCGGCGAGCGCGCCGACCCTGTTCTATCGCGATCTGATTGGTCAGCGGGTGCGCGAGCAGTGGGAAGACGAGATCCGAGCATGCTACGAAACCGGCCAGACCAGGGTCTCGTCGACACCCGACTGGTTTGATGAGATTCCCGCGCAATTAACCACCACTCCAGTGTTTGCGAAGCGACGCCAGGGCGGCGGCTATGTGCGTTCGACGCATCCGATCGCCGTTATCAGCCGACACACCAACCTGGCGCGAACCCGGCAGTTGACCCGCCAGGAAGCGACGTTCCGCGAATGTGCTGATGACCTGTTCGAGATGATCAGCAATGCGGAGTTTCCGAACCCCGAGGCGCCGGAGTTTTCTCGTCGGGGTGCGCCGCGTGCGTCCGACGGTCTTATCCGGTTGAACCTCGAAGGAGTTGTTACCTTCGCAAGCCCGAACGCACTCTCGGCAATGAACAAACTCGGTTTCGGCGGTGAGCTCGAAGGCGAGGTATTTGGTGAGGTCGCGGCAACCCTCGTTGACGATAAGCGAAATGTCACCGTGGATGAGGCGCTCCCGCTCGTGGTGACAGGCCGTTCGCCGGGCATGAGTGATGTGAACGTAAAAGGCGTCAACGTGACGCTGCGCACGCTGCCGCTGTACCGTCGCGGTGCGCGCATTGGCGCGGTTGTGTTGTGTCGCGACACCACCGATGTGCGACACCAGCAGCAAGAGTTAATCACCAAAGACGCTACGATTCGCGAGATTCACCACCGGGTGAAGAACAACTTGCAAACGGTAGCTGCACTCTTGCGAATCCAGGCGCGTCGGGCGCGCAGCGATGAGGCACGCGAATCACTGCTGCATGCAATGCGTCGCGTGTCTGCGATTGCCGTGGTACACGACACGCTTTCCGGCGGCTTTTCGCAGTCAGTTGATTTTGATGAGGTGTTTACTCGCGTGATGCGGTTGGCGACCGAGGTTGCCACCGGTGAGGGTGCCGGCCGCGTACGCCCCGTGCTGCGTGGATCGTTCGGTGCCGTACCCAGTGAATACGCGACGCCGCTTGCGCTTGCGCTCACCGAGCTGATTACCAACGCCGTCGAACACGGTTTTGCGGACGGCGTCAGCGTGGAGCGCCCTGGACAGGTCACCGTTGAGGTGACGCCGGGTGCCGATTATCTGGGCATTGAGGTGCGCGATAACGGGCGTGGGTTTTCGGGTGAGCCGGATGCATCCGGTCTCGGTACGCAGATTGTGCGCACGCTCGTCGAGGGTGAACTCGGCGGCAATATTGGCTGGCACTCGATGCCCGGGATTGGGACCACAGTGGAAATCACTATCCCGAAACGCTGGGGAGTGAACAGAGCGAACAGCTAG
- a CDS encoding P-loop NTPase, with protein sequence MRLILAIDFDIEAIMLPAIIEQGHEILDRVTGSSALAESVTALQPPAVIVQASPETLTATSLSVCDRSGARTIAIYSDDYERNHAISLGIVDRADARDGWDAVEQVLARGSTARQGGAGPMHPQQAAPGDLCPPDTQAADARAAQPTASEPPLSRRQRRANQSTKPRKRRGSNSTAHSQSRMVSAQDSTSNTSAAGSTGQPALLPSGPRPAGQVLAVWGPHGAPGRTTCAITLATEFANRGTRTVLLDADTYGGAIAQLLGVTDEAPGIAAACRLAAARSLDATQLDRIAGTVRCARGQLRVISGITNPARWPELSRERITGVIEQLRQWAECIVVDLGFNLESDEELISDVTAPRRNAATHTIIERADLVVAIGEATPVGLQRFLRGRQQLLPLLSDPARMHVVMNRVRRGMHGVDTTAQIGQVLRRFGGIEHAWMLPDDARACDRAITEAAALTEVAPRSALSKQYASLADRLLGELQRSPHPVT encoded by the coding sequence ATGCGGCTCATCCTCGCCATCGACTTCGATATCGAGGCGATCATGCTCCCGGCCATCATTGAACAGGGGCACGAAATCCTCGACCGAGTAACCGGATCCAGTGCCCTCGCAGAATCGGTCACCGCGCTGCAGCCGCCGGCGGTCATCGTACAAGCCTCACCCGAAACACTCACGGCAACGAGCCTTTCGGTCTGTGACCGCTCGGGCGCTCGCACGATAGCGATCTACAGCGACGATTATGAACGCAACCATGCGATCAGCCTCGGGATCGTCGACCGCGCGGATGCACGCGACGGATGGGATGCGGTCGAGCAGGTCCTTGCTCGCGGCAGCACCGCGCGCCAAGGCGGCGCTGGTCCGATGCATCCTCAGCAGGCTGCGCCCGGCGACCTCTGCCCGCCCGATACGCAAGCTGCTGATGCTCGAGCGGCGCAACCCACCGCATCCGAACCGCCCCTAAGCCGGCGGCAGCGGCGAGCGAATCAGTCAACGAAGCCACGAAAACGCCGAGGATCGAACAGTACCGCGCACTCGCAGAGCCGTATGGTCTCAGCACAGGATTCGACATCGAACACGTCAGCTGCTGGCAGCACCGGGCAACCAGCGCTACTTCCCTCAGGGCCGCGGCCAGCTGGACAAGTGCTTGCCGTGTGGGGTCCGCACGGTGCCCCGGGGCGAACGACCTGCGCGATCACGCTCGCCACCGAATTCGCCAACCGCGGCACGCGCACGGTGTTGCTTGATGCAGACACCTACGGGGGTGCAATCGCTCAGCTACTCGGCGTGACCGATGAGGCACCCGGGATTGCCGCCGCCTGCCGACTCGCTGCCGCGCGATCACTCGATGCAACACAGCTCGACCGAATCGCCGGCACCGTACGCTGCGCTCGCGGACAGCTTCGAGTGATCAGCGGCATTACCAACCCTGCGCGCTGGCCAGAGCTGAGCCGAGAACGAATCACCGGAGTGATCGAACAGCTGCGCCAATGGGCGGAGTGCATCGTCGTCGATCTCGGGTTTAATCTCGAGAGTGATGAGGAACTCATCAGCGATGTCACCGCGCCACGGCGAAACGCGGCCACGCACACCATCATCGAACGTGCCGATTTGGTCGTGGCGATTGGTGAGGCGACACCCGTGGGCCTGCAACGCTTCCTGCGCGGACGGCAACAATTGCTGCCGTTATTGTCAGACCCGGCAAGAATGCACGTCGTCATGAACCGGGTGCGGCGGGGGATGCACGGGGTTGATACCACTGCGCAGATCGGGCAGGTGCTGCGACGGTTCGGCGGCATCGAACACGCGTGGATGCTGCCGGACGACGCGCGCGCTTGCGACCGTGCGATCACCGAAGCAGCGGCTCTGACCGAGGTTGCGCCACGCTCAGCGCTGTCGAAACAGTATGCATCCCTTGCCGACCGTCTCCTCGGAGAGCTTCAGCGTTCGCCGCATCCTGTCACGTAA
- a CDS encoding helix-turn-helix domain-containing protein, with product MPQSRFLTLTDVAEILNIDLEQVRRLVDSNELRAIQIGEGGAWRVEQQELQQFVDDQYERRHRESLLEQAEFSDIPELNS from the coding sequence ATGCCTCAATCGCGTTTTCTTACGCTGACGGACGTAGCTGAGATCCTCAACATCGACCTTGAGCAAGTCCGCCGCCTTGTGGACTCCAATGAACTGCGCGCGATTCAGATCGGCGAAGGCGGGGCGTGGCGAGTGGAACAGCAGGAATTGCAACAGTTCGTCGATGACCAGTACGAACGTCGTCACCGCGAATCGCTGCTGGAGCAGGCGGAGTTTTCGGATATCCCCGAGCTCAACAGCTAG
- a CDS encoding Rv3235 family protein — protein sequence MSAQPSASPAPSLPVNQPTHARAATARVLRHQVSQLKSTAEEPYFSETRSVPEDLPNPEPLIRNLARGVFEAIAGVREVEQIARWVSPDTFSLLLRRAQHAARARRLRERPAKRPHIQVRGCLWKSPRAGVVESSTVVDLGVRARAVSIRLEVYRGRWRAERIHVL from the coding sequence ATGTCAGCGCAGCCCAGTGCCTCCCCCGCTCCATCCCTCCCTGTAAACCAACCAACACACGCACGCGCAGCCACCGCACGCGTGCTCCGCCACCAAGTCAGTCAACTCAAGAGCACCGCTGAGGAACCGTATTTCAGCGAGACCCGATCAGTGCCCGAAGACCTCCCCAATCCGGAGCCGCTGATCCGCAACCTCGCGCGAGGCGTGTTCGAGGCCATCGCCGGTGTTCGCGAGGTCGAGCAGATTGCGCGGTGGGTTTCCCCCGACACCTTCAGCCTGCTCCTGCGGCGCGCCCAGCACGCCGCTCGTGCACGACGGCTGCGTGAGCGGCCTGCAAAACGCCCGCACATCCAGGTGCGTGGTTGCCTCTGGAAGTCACCGCGTGCTGGGGTCGTGGAATCATCGACTGTGGTCGATTTGGGTGTTCGTGCGCGCGCGGTATCGATTCGACTCGAGGTGTACCGCGGGCGGTGGCGCGCCGAGCGCATTCACGTGCTGTAG
- a CDS encoding tyrosine-protein phosphatase, which yields MSIVRCPWPGAFNTWDLAGVAIDGGEISSGVLFRSGQTQAWPRESFVLADEAGVRRILDLRDPREPRPVDTEDGLPERGRVEYDFQPIEDPDNAEFKRQFVPYLNHPSGYGAYMELFAPRVMRAVSRVIAAGPGTMVCCSAGRDRTGLVISLLLYALGTEIDEIAQQDGLAMRAISDHQLDRVPPHPYERWLPEDELAEVIADRRAALRTFLSNIDIAGLLAAHGITDTDLEYATDWLVSTAR from the coding sequence GTGAGTATTGTTCGCTGCCCATGGCCGGGTGCCTTTAACACCTGGGATCTCGCCGGCGTCGCCATCGACGGCGGTGAGATTTCCTCCGGCGTGCTCTTTCGCTCCGGGCAGACGCAGGCGTGGCCGCGGGAGTCCTTTGTATTGGCGGATGAGGCTGGGGTGCGCCGCATCCTAGATTTACGCGATCCGCGCGAGCCGCGACCCGTTGACACTGAGGATGGGCTCCCGGAACGTGGCCGGGTCGAATACGACTTCCAACCGATCGAGGACCCGGACAACGCTGAATTCAAGCGGCAGTTTGTGCCGTACCTCAACCACCCCTCGGGGTATGGCGCCTACATGGAGCTCTTCGCTCCGCGGGTCATGCGGGCGGTATCCAGGGTCATCGCCGCCGGTCCGGGAACGATGGTGTGCTGCTCGGCTGGACGTGATCGCACCGGGCTGGTCATCTCGCTGCTGCTGTACGCGCTCGGCACCGAGATTGACGAGATCGCGCAGCAGGACGGGCTCGCCATGCGCGCCATCAGTGACCATCAGCTCGACCGCGTGCCACCGCATCCGTACGAGCGCTGGCTGCCCGAAGATGAGCTTGCCGAGGTGATCGCTGATCGTCGTGCAGCATTGCGCACGTTTCTCAGCAATATCGATATCGCTGGGTTGCTGGCGGCACACGGTATTACGGATACCGACCTCGAGTACGCGACCGATTGGTTGGTGTCTACGGCTCGATAA
- the secA gene encoding preprotein translocase subunit SecA codes for MASILDKILRFGEGRQLKRLERLASQINKLEDEFSDLSDDELRELTDEFREQYEEGVEAGKKDQDILDEMLPVVFAAVREAASRTLGQRHYDVQLMGGAALHGGNIAEMKTGEGKTLVATLAAYLNAIPGKGVHVVTVNDFLASYQSELMGRVFRALGMTTGCILAGLSPDQRREQYACDITYGTNNEFGFDYLRDNMATSVGACVQRGHYFAIVDEVDSILIDEARTPLIISGPSSGEANRWYVEFAKLAKRLKEDRDYEVDEKKRTVGILEAGIERIEDSLGIDNLYEQANTPLISFLNNSIKAKALFHRNREYVVQDGEVMIVDEHTGRILKGRRYNEGLHQAIEAKEGVEIKAENQTLATVTLQNYFLMYDKLSGMTGTAETEAAEFQSTYKLGVIPIPTNKPMQRIDRPDLVYKNEKAKFAQVVEDIVERAETGQPVLVGTTSVEKSEYLSRLLAKRGVEHEVLNAKNHAREAAIVAQAGRKGAITVATNMAGRGTDIMLGGNAEFLAVAEMTALGLDPEENSEEYEEKWPEVLERLQEQVEKEAEEVTELGGLYVLGTERHESRRIDNQLRGRSGRQGDPGESRFYLSMTDDLMRLFNTGAARAIMNNDSTPDDLALESRIVSRAIQSAQSQVESRNAEIRKNVLKYDNVLNEQRTAIYEDRRAILEGDDIGEKVEAFLDGAITDIVGEHATGSPDDWNASILEDELKQLYPMTITVDEIIDEHGGLNRVTSDDVVDEVRSDAKLAYQQREEALGEDAMRELERRVLLQVIDRKWQDHLQDMDSLKDGIGLRALSQRDPLVEYQREGFQMYTDMLASVREESVQFLMNLDVQVEEVEDAEGKTQRRVQVRAKGLDEQPKRQLRFSSADESGNVTVRDASGRVNQGATRAALRKEMSAGTASAMREAAAQSPDSKSEITDDESKSSKSSGKSKSKQKKQQSRSGNPAKSSTQTGRSAAEVAREQRAAKAKTTRGAFGQKETRKQTDDDK; via the coding sequence ATGGCCTCGATTCTCGACAAGATTCTTCGCTTTGGCGAAGGGCGCCAACTCAAGCGTTTGGAGCGCCTGGCGTCGCAAATCAACAAGCTCGAGGATGAGTTCAGTGATCTGAGCGATGACGAACTGCGGGAACTGACCGACGAGTTCCGCGAGCAATACGAAGAAGGTGTAGAAGCGGGCAAGAAAGACCAGGACATCCTGGATGAGATGCTGCCGGTTGTGTTCGCTGCGGTACGTGAAGCAGCAAGCCGCACCCTTGGCCAGCGTCACTACGACGTACAGCTCATGGGCGGTGCCGCGCTGCACGGCGGCAACATCGCTGAGATGAAAACCGGTGAAGGTAAGACCTTGGTTGCCACCCTCGCCGCCTACCTGAACGCAATCCCCGGCAAGGGCGTGCACGTCGTCACCGTTAACGACTTCCTCGCAAGCTACCAGTCGGAACTCATGGGCCGCGTCTTCCGCGCGCTGGGAATGACCACTGGCTGCATCCTCGCCGGCCTCAGCCCCGATCAGCGTCGAGAACAGTACGCCTGCGATATCACCTACGGCACGAACAACGAATTCGGCTTTGACTACCTGCGCGACAATATGGCCACCAGTGTTGGCGCCTGCGTGCAGCGCGGGCACTACTTTGCCATCGTGGACGAGGTTGACTCCATCCTGATCGACGAAGCGCGTACTCCGCTGATCATCTCCGGTCCGTCCTCTGGCGAAGCGAACCGCTGGTACGTCGAATTCGCGAAGCTCGCAAAGCGACTCAAAGAAGACCGCGACTACGAAGTTGATGAGAAGAAGCGCACGGTCGGGATTCTTGAGGCCGGTATCGAGCGCATCGAGGACTCACTCGGTATTGACAACCTGTACGAGCAGGCCAACACGCCGCTCATTTCATTTCTGAACAACTCGATCAAGGCGAAAGCCCTCTTCCACCGCAACCGCGAATACGTGGTGCAAGACGGCGAAGTCATGATCGTGGATGAGCACACCGGACGTATCCTCAAGGGCCGTCGCTACAACGAAGGACTGCACCAGGCGATCGAGGCCAAGGAAGGCGTCGAGATCAAGGCCGAAAACCAAACGTTGGCCACCGTCACGCTGCAGAACTACTTCCTCATGTACGACAAGCTCTCGGGCATGACCGGTACCGCCGAGACCGAGGCCGCCGAGTTCCAGTCCACGTACAAGCTCGGTGTTATCCCCATCCCGACCAACAAACCAATGCAGCGCATTGACCGGCCAGACCTCGTCTACAAGAACGAGAAGGCGAAGTTTGCTCAGGTCGTAGAAGACATCGTCGAGCGCGCTGAGACCGGGCAGCCAGTGCTGGTGGGTACCACCTCGGTCGAGAAGAGCGAATACCTCTCGCGACTGCTCGCGAAGCGCGGAGTCGAACACGAAGTGCTGAACGCAAAGAACCACGCGCGAGAGGCTGCGATCGTCGCCCAGGCCGGCCGCAAGGGTGCCATTACTGTGGCCACGAATATGGCCGGTCGTGGTACGGACATCATGCTCGGTGGAAACGCCGAGTTCCTTGCGGTTGCCGAGATGACCGCCCTGGGGCTTGACCCAGAAGAGAACAGCGAAGAGTACGAGGAGAAATGGCCCGAAGTACTCGAACGTCTGCAAGAACAGGTCGAGAAAGAAGCTGAAGAGGTTACCGAGCTGGGCGGTCTGTATGTTCTAGGCACCGAACGGCACGAATCTCGCCGGATCGACAACCAGCTTCGAGGACGTTCGGGCCGTCAGGGAGACCCCGGCGAAAGCCGGTTCTACCTGTCGATGACCGACGACCTGATGCGACTGTTCAACACCGGTGCAGCCCGCGCCATCATGAACAATGACTCGACCCCGGACGACCTTGCGCTCGAGTCACGCATCGTATCGCGAGCCATCCAATCCGCTCAGTCCCAGGTCGAATCTCGTAACGCCGAGATCCGCAAGAACGTACTCAAATACGACAATGTGTTGAACGAACAGCGCACCGCCATCTACGAAGACCGTCGCGCCATTTTGGAGGGCGACGACATCGGCGAGAAGGTCGAGGCCTTCCTCGACGGTGCGATTACCGACATAGTTGGCGAGCACGCGACCGGTAGCCCCGACGACTGGAATGCTTCCATCCTCGAGGACGAGCTCAAGCAGCTGTATCCGATGACCATCACCGTTGACGAAATCATCGACGAGCACGGTGGCCTCAACCGCGTCACCAGCGACGACGTTGTTGATGAAGTGCGTTCGGACGCGAAGCTGGCATACCAGCAGCGCGAAGAGGCGCTCGGCGAAGACGCGATGCGCGAACTTGAGCGTCGCGTACTGCTGCAGGTCATCGACCGCAAGTGGCAAGACCACCTACAGGATATGGACTCCCTCAAGGACGGCATCGGCCTGCGCGCGCTGTCGCAGCGCGACCCGCTGGTGGAATACCAGCGCGAGGGCTTCCAGATGTACACGGACATGCTCGCGTCCGTCCGCGAAGAATCGGTGCAGTTCCTGATGAACCTCGACGTTCAGGTCGAAGAGGTTGAGGATGCCGAGGGCAAGACTCAGCGTCGGGTACAGGTTCGGGCCAAGGGTCTGGACGAGCAACCGAAGCGCCAGCTGCGATTCTCTTCAGCTGACGAATCCGGCAATGTGACGGTTCGGGATGCATCCGGTCGTGTCAACCAGGGAGCAACCCGCGCAGCGCTCCGTAAGGAGATGAGCGCCGGTACCGCATCCGCAATGCGTGAAGCCGCGGCGCAGTCGCCGGACTCCAAATCTGAGATCACCGATGACGAGTCGAAGTCGAGCAAGTCGAGCGGTAAGTCAAAGTCGAAGCAAAAGAAACAGCAGTCACGCTCGGGTAACCCGGCGAAGTCATCGACCCAAACCGGCCGTTCGGCAGCCGAGGTCGCTCGCGAACAACGGGCCGCGAAAGCCAAGACCACACGCGGTGCGTTCGGGCAGAAAGAGACTCGCAAGCAAACCGACGACGACAAGTAG
- a CDS encoding TetR/AcrR family transcriptional regulator, whose amino-acid sequence MSLRAELLRVATGHLHQVGPGALSMRAIARDLGVSVGALYRHVADRDALLTELIIAAYTSLGDAAERGSGSGSPLAKWRGCWKAVRTWANAHPHEFDLIYGTPVIGYRAPAETVSAASRLPRRILEIAALSPSPPRAPTMHPKALLESFSQVRDWYRGGDTTAQEELTDAQIWHCLRAWTECIGALGFALHGHYVGSLDDDAPYYETIVDAHARALGLIEHSGDVG is encoded by the coding sequence GTGTCGCTTCGAGCAGAACTCCTTCGTGTTGCAACCGGCCACCTCCACCAAGTAGGCCCTGGGGCGCTGTCGATGCGAGCCATAGCCCGAGATCTTGGGGTGAGTGTCGGGGCGCTGTATCGGCACGTTGCGGACCGGGATGCACTGCTCACCGAGCTCATCATCGCCGCCTACACAAGCCTTGGTGATGCCGCAGAACGTGGCAGCGGATCCGGCTCCCCGCTCGCGAAGTGGCGTGGGTGCTGGAAGGCAGTGCGAACCTGGGCGAACGCGCACCCCCACGAGTTCGATCTCATCTACGGCACGCCGGTTATTGGGTACCGGGCGCCCGCCGAGACGGTGTCTGCTGCGTCTCGACTGCCTCGCCGCATCCTCGAGATTGCGGCGCTGTCGCCATCCCCACCCCGCGCGCCCACGATGCATCCGAAGGCACTACTCGAGAGCTTCTCGCAGGTACGCGACTGGTATCGCGGTGGTGACACGACAGCGCAGGAGGAGCTCACGGACGCCCAGATCTGGCACTGCTTGCGAGCGTGGACGGAGTGTATCGGCGCGTTGGGGTTTGCCCTGCACGGCCACTACGTGGGTAGCCTCGACGACGACGCTCCCTACTACGAAACGATCGTCGACGCGCACGCCCGAGCGCTTGGCCTCATCGAGCACAGCGGCGACGTTGGGTAG